The Solenopsis invicta isolate M01_SB chromosome 12, UNIL_Sinv_3.0, whole genome shotgun sequence DNA window TCCTTTGAACGAAGGAAGAGAGATACGCTACGGATAATTcgtgtaattttaaggaacaacGAAAGGAATTCTTCTCCCCCTCCACCCCTTCGCCAGTTTCTTTACAAAAGGGTTGCAATTTCGGATGCGCTTATATACGCCGCATCAtcgtaatttgttttaaaacgcGTTAAAACGACATCGTGCGAACGTGCACCGCTTTGCCACGTATATGTGTAAAGACTTATAAACCGTTCACCGACGTTTAGGATGTATTTGATTGACATTCGGAACGATTAGGAATTTATCAATGAATCAGCTTTAACAAGGGAGAAAATATCGTATGGGTTCGCTTTCATCGATCGTTCGTTACCCTGCAATGCGTCTTCGGTTGAGCGCGATATTTTCACGGAAGTTGGCCTTGATTTTATGCACCTTGACTTTAAAGTCCTCAACGGatttaatctattaattaatccaatcaTGAGGATGACGAATCATTATGTGATGTAACCGCGTATTATCCGGATGGAATATACTTTGACGgcatgaaaaataataactgcAACTATCTTACGATTCAATTTCGTTTGTAGTGCTTcgcaaaattttgtattttattttacaacatacGTTTCCTTTTTTCGATCTCACTTCTGTCACTTTCTTTACTCCTGTTTATCGAAAtagctaataaaatttaattaattcaatcttaggcatcattaatttatattcaaggCTTTCACTACCGGATttcgtatataatttttataaatgtgtaagaaaaagagacgtaaagaaattttgcaCGTGTGCTTAACGTTaaacttgtaataattttttaacccaagaaaaaagttgataaattaaagtttgtgtttcaaagataactaattaaaaattaaattattaaaaattaactaagttaaaagtaattaactttttagttAGTAGCCTACCCAATCCTGATTATCgccttaataaataattgaaaaaaaaaaaagtttagcgGCTAATATCAAAGCGTTAGATTACTATTGCAGGATTAAAAATTCGAGGCATTTATGCCTGtttccaccaacgcagattaactttgagtTAATTTACTctcttatctttttttagttctaagaattagaaaaagagtaaggtaaattgagatcaaagttaatctgtatCGGTATTATTGGAAATGGgcattagaaaaataaaaatgactgtaaatcacaaaaaatatatcataattgtttataattacaGCAGTTATCAAATTTCAGACGACATTTCTCTACAAATCTGTATCAATTTCGCTTACAATTTATCAATCGCGCAGACAATTTTGAAAGGACTTGTCTTAATTGCGACCCAAGAAGAAACCGTAGGACAAAAACGGCGTTAAGATAACGAgtagttgataaaaaaaaaaaagaagcgattCATTCTTAGAATTTTCATCACATAGCGATAGATTCTGGTCTCACCATGCGTCAGGATGTTGACGGTCTCATTGTGGATGTAGAAAAGGCTACCGAGGCACTGGCGGATAGTCATGAGCGGCCTGTAGCCGGTGAGGATGTGCGGATTGAATTGGAGATGCAGCGGCATGTCGCTCCATCGTCGCAGCAGCAGGAGCTTGGCCGGCGTCTCCTCCAGACGCGGCGGCTGCGGCGTCGTCGTCTCGGTGCCGCCTCCTCCAGGCATCCTCTTCTCGTCGTCCTGACGGCGCTCTCcgtacgtcgtcgtcgtcgtgtcggTGTCCTGCTGGTGCGGCAAGCTCGACACCGTCGCCGCATGGCGCGGTAGCTCGTCGTCCCGGAACGGCGTCGTGCAACGGCGAACGCGCGGTGCCCGCTGCCTCGGGGAAGAGGATTCGGTCCGACCAGCGGACGAGGCGATACGAGGCGTCCTCGCGCCTCCGAGACTTCCCAGAGCCGTACGCGAGACGCGAGCCCTCAACGGCGGCGACGTCGCCACTGCATCGTCGTGATCGTCGTGCGCGCCGCTGAGACCCCGTCCACCCGTCCTCCCGCCCGCCCGCTCGCCGGCAGCAGCAGCCGTCATCCGCACGCGATTCGGCCTCTCTGACGGTCCCGTCGCCACGGCAACCGCATCGATCCCATCACTCGGGCGGTCAGGAGGCAACCTCATCGCGCGCGATCTCGCAGCCTGTCGCAGATGCTCCTATCTCGCTCTCTTTACTAATTAATTCAATCCCTCGTCACTACTTACGACATGGATCGAAAAACTCGCTTGCGTTATCGCATCCCGGAGATCGTTCTCAATTTTTCCTACTTTTTCtactattttgttaaatttacaaCGAATGATTTATAACGCAAATCATCCAGAGATTCCGTACGCTTGCTATTTATTTCGGGAAATACGATTGGGTTTTGAACATAGTTTATGACATTTATCGTATTGCAATTTGTATGTAAATTGTACATGCTTTATTTAACGATAGAATGTTTCTTTGATCGACGAAGATGTGCTTTAAGTAGTATTGGAGAATTTTTAAGCAAGACACGTAGTGGGTGTGCAGCTGCTGCCGTTCCAGAGATCTTCCACGCGTGACCTATTGACACAATTTCGGTAGTTGGTTGTTTTTGAGTTAATATGCTATGCTGGATATCGTCTCTCCTATCTCCGCCGCTTGTCttttaaattatgcaaaatatacaTACTATTTCAAGAGCTTTATCGACTTGCATCGACAAGCGTGGCTTCGTCCTCGCAATTGAATCACGTAAAAACTATTGTGCTGGAAATAAAACAAATCGAAGTGAAACTGAAGAACGACTGTATTTATCATCAGCGAATttggaatttaaaaatatcgtatTTTGTCTCAATAGGAATAGAAATTCATTCCAAGGAAGACAGAAAGAGATCTAATAGATGCATTGCTTTCAGGACTTGGTACCGCGTTCCATTATAAAAGATAGTCTACGTGATGCAtcggaaaagaagaaaaacattaAACTCATATGTAATGTATGTACTTTATCGAGGATTGGAAAAGTTACTTTATAGAAGTAGCTAGTTGCAGTTACAGTTTTTCTTTCTCAAAAAGTAACTAGTTATCGCGTTAAAGTTACTGATTCTGAAAAGTAACACTTTACCATATATCTACTCAAAAAGTTATGAGTTGttacttttttagatttttgttatgtttatacattgctattttatatacaaaatcttacatttctaattagtaaattattttatttattatattttatttattaaattgatattcggTTATATTCTGCgtaattttgtatgtaattGATCAAATTTAACAGAATTAATAATGAATACGGTCTAAGTTACAGCCGTAGTAAAAATAAAGGAACGTACAATACGATagcaaaaaaagtaattttaacccGTTGATGTCACTAGGGGTCCAAAAGACCACGCGTTAACTTTAAGGGTATACGGCCCATTCAAAATCGAAtcttctatgaaactaatttttctgtgaaagtatactatcttgagaatacacctCTAAACacctttttgttaaattatatcaaaaattaaaaatgttataaatatttttgtaaaaaagtcaaattttatagtttgttttaatttgaattttttttattatgttaaatttatctaaaagtGTACTATCTTAAGAATACAtccttaaatttttgttgaattatttaaaaaatgaaaaattttatgaatatttttgtaaaaaagtccaATTTTgcagtttcttttttatttgaattttttcattatgttaaaaaaaattattggatgttAAAGAATAGACCTCAAGGTatgtccaataaaatttttgcaacaaaatatcaaaaagctggcaaGTAGCGACTGATTTTGTGTAGGGGGATCCAGTGGACCCCATGTGACCGCTATATTATTATCTGGAAGTGTGAGCTCAACGGATTAACTGTAGCTTCGCTACACAGGtagcaaattatttttcaacccTGACTTTATCtacatgtaatattttctaaaaacattctttttgtaaaatcacGTCGATAGCTCGACGCACGGATACCATCATCTGCATTATAACAAGTGATTACAGTCAAGCGAATTTGTCAGCGAGAGTTTTCGCCTTTTCGCGAAAGTTGACCGTAGGTTGTTCTCGCGCTTGTCAAGCGCATCCTACGTCAGAGAGTGATTCAAAATCCGAAAGAGCGACACAGGAACGTAGACTTGGGTCTTCGTCGGCGACTTCTCGCGGCCGCTGCCGTCGGGGCAAACACGTTCCGATCCGCAGATGCCTTTCGATCTGTAAGCCCGCGTAGTCTAGCGTAGTTTTTCGATCGTAGCGAGATTAGCAGAGCGCAACGTCTTACACGGCGAACGTTTCTTCCCTGGTCCCCTTCCTCTCCCTCTCGACGCATAAAAAGACTGTTTTAGAACTCGCGGGGACGACTCGTACGGCGATGGATACCAAAATTCCCGACGGACCACCACCTGGCGTCGACCTTCACCCGACGTCGAAACGTCCGCACGTCGTCCTCGGGGTGAGCTCCACCGCGACGCAGGCGCAGGCCCACCCCGACGACGGGGTGCACTACCTACAGCAAGTATTCCTGGTGAGTATCGCGCGCGCGGTTACGATGTGTGCAAGTACcgcgttgcgttgcgttgcaTTGCGTTGCACCCTTCTCAGACTGTCCTCGAGGGGTGTCCGCGGCATGCCCCGTTGTTTGACAAATTGGACCGGTCATGCCAGTCGGCCGTGTCTCGCTGTGCAGGTAGCCCGCGCACGTCTGATACTCTCTCACCCTCTTTCTGGGTTACGACGTAATCTCCAGATCTAACTTTCCCCTCCCCTTctcaattaacaataaaaatcttTCTTTCGCTATCGCATATGCGGGGCTGTGGCTCGAAAAGAAACGACGAGTGATTAACCGAGAATTCAGTCAGCTCAGATTATCCATGTAATTCGGTTAATAAAGATTTTGTTTACCCTGACGTGTGTTGGCGCAAGTCTATGTGTGTCACGTGGTCTCGTTTGCGAGACGATCGAGCTGGCGCTCGTATTAGATATCGACTTTCTGTCTAAACAAAGACAAATTCTTTTgcgcgtaattttttttttattataaatgggGATGAAgcagtaaaaatgttaaatcgcATCGCccataaaatattttccttcCCCGACTGTTTTTTATTCACGGTATAAtccagggttgggtaagttaatatatttttattttaacttttaaattaagttaaagttaatggctggtacaattaatttagttacgttaagattaagtTAACTCAAGTTGaattaaaagttgattttgaaaagcgttatttacgttaaattatagaaattcgtaatttttttaagttggattactcaaaacaattataatgtgaatcatcaaacaaatttttaatattttatttgtaaattaagtttacataaaataacaaagaaatattgtttttttatgtaggaatgttttttttttcttttcctacatagataaatttttaacttggggggaaaaagttaataaattaaattttgtgtttctaaaaataactggtcgaaattaacaattaaattattaaaaattaactaagttaaaagttatttacttcataactttattatttaacgtttaactTTGTAATTAGTTACTATCTAACCCTGGTATAATTTAACAGTAAAGGAAACACGTTAATTTCTATGAATCCGTATATTAAGACacatcttcttttctttatccaAAATCCACGAGCTTTTAGTAAAATAACTGTGTCTGACAACTGAACCCGATTGAAATCACTCGCAATCTTTTATTTGTTGCCAAGTGTAAACTTTAATTACAGTATCAAAGTTTACTTCGTCCCAATATTGTGACAAAAGTTGTGACCCAGTTCAATTCGAACTCCTCTTTGCCGCAGAATACCTGCAGGGAACTATGGACGATCCCGGAAGGTGCGATCGCGACGACGGCGGCAAACTTCCTCTCCCATGACCAGTCGAAGTACATTTCATTTGGCGTAGTAACTCAGGTAAAACTGGATAAAAACTATCCGTAACAGAGACAAGGTGCTCGTTACCGATTTTAAATCCACGCGTATGGTCGCGCTGCAAAAACCGCGCGTTTTTACGGGCGAGAAATAATTCTCTTGTGCAATACATCGCGTTATACGAAATGCTGTTTCGCTCTAATTCTTCCGTATTGCAGTAAAATATTGCGCGATTCGGTTAAAATTACCATTACGCATCCATTTTCGGTACGACTTTTAGGtagcgatcatgtaacttttttattatact harbors:
- the LOC113002669 gene encoding uncharacterized protein LOC113002669, producing MDTKIPDGPPPGVDLHPTSKRPHVVLGVSSTATQAQAHPDDGVHYLQQVFLVSIARAVTMCASTALRCVALRCTLLRLSSRGVRGMPRCLTNWTGHASRPCLAVQNTCRELWTIPEGAIATTAANFLSHDQSKYISFGVVTQMPRSRRRHRSRSHSRTRSHSVGSPQYEHKRRRIDYESPQSKGTYR